CCGGGAACGGCACACGGTTCCACAACGACAGGTACAACTCCCCTGCGGGCCCGGCGATCTCACACTCCGCGTCCCCCGCCTCACCCCGCTCGGCCTCGGGCGGCTCCTGAGTCAGCCGTACGGTCCACACGGCGTCGTCCACATCCGTCGCCCGCACCCGCAGCACGCGGGGCTCCTCGCTGCGCACCCTGCTCTTGGGCCGAGCGTGGAAGCCGCGCAGCAGTTCGTCGATGCCGTCGGCGGCGAACCGGGGGCTGAGGTCGCTCGGGGTGCCGCCGCGGGCGCTCTGCGCGTCGAACCGGTGCACGGCCGTCTCGTGCGCCTGCCTGCGCGCCCAGAACGCGAGCGGGGACGGGGCGGGCAGGAAATGCCAGCACTGCACGTCAGAGGGTGCGGCGGTCAGGGTGCGCACGAGGTTCGCGTGGCCCTCCCGGAACCACGTCATGAGTTCGGTGCCGTCGAGGTCGGGTCCGTCGCCGAGCGGGCGGGGGGACGGG
This DNA window, taken from Streptomyces sp. NBC_00663, encodes the following:
- a CDS encoding maleylpyruvate isomerase family mycothiol-dependent enzyme, which codes for MGTAEFIRILDREGRLLADAAEEAGTDAKVPTCPEWQVRDLVRHTGAVHRWATAFVAEANPSPRPLGDGPDLDGTELMTWFREGHANLVRTLTAAPSDVQCWHFLPAPSPLAFWARRQAHETAVHRFDAQSARGGTPSDLSPRFAADGIDELLRGFHARPKSRVRSEEPRVLRVRATDVDDAVWTVRLTQEPPEAERGEAGDAECEIAGPAGELYLSLWNRVPFPDVSGDGSLADLWRHRSAVG